The following DNA comes from Chryseobacterium gallinarum.
TTCATAGACTGGAAAATATTTTTAACCATAAATAAAATAATAGAATCCATTGTATGGAATACAGTAAGTACCAGGTAAAAAGAGGAGATACATTAGAATCCATTGCAGAAAAATATCAGATGACCGGAAAAGAGCTGCTGGCTTTTCATAATTCACATTCACCGGTGACTCAGCAGTTTTTTGGAGATTACCTGCCCATTCATATCAATACAGTTATTATACCTCCCCAAAAAAATAAAGAAGAGAAAAGAAATATTGATCATACCGCATTTGAACAAAAAAACAGATACAGAACTGAACAGCTGAATATAACCAGGATTGAAGACGATGTAAAAACCTATTCTCAGCTTAAAAAAGAATATGAAGTAAAAGTAAATTTATCACAACATTGGGTACAGGTTAAGCTTTGTGACTTTTTTTATGAATTTAATCCACCAGGATTGTCACGGGTTTTTGATTTTGTATCTGAAATTGATTATATCAGAAATGACTGTCTGGTGGAAATCGATAAACTTGGAAGGTTCTCTAAAATTGCAGATAAAAATAAATTAAAGAAGAATTGGGAACAGTTTAAAAAGAATAAGCTCAACGAAATTGAATTTGTCAAAGTTATAAAGCAGACTAAGCCCCAGGAATATGTAAAGCTTATTCAGGAAGGGGATTTCCAGTTTTCTGACCAGTATAATGATGAAAAAGATTATAACAGGGATCTGTTTTATCTTACATTATTAGACAGATACCTTTATAATGCGGATGAAAACATGGAAAGAGAAGAATATACCTATCAGTCCCAGCTTTTTCCGGATGTTCTCGTGCCTATGACAGTGAGGTTTGATGTATTGAAAAAAGAAGAAGATCTTGTTACCATAAGAAAAGTCTGGGAAACAGTGCAGTCTGAAGAACTGCTGGAGAAAGTGACCAAAGGCTATGAGAAGTATCACCAGCCTCTCATAAAATATAAATTTTCAGAATACAAACTGGATATGAGAAATCTGTTCACTTATAATCTGAAAACAAGAACCTTAGAAAAAGCAGAACTGTCAATAATTGAAAATATAGAGAATAATATAAAATCTGAATGTATATTTAACCTAAAAAGATTGAATAATGGCGGTTAATAAATTCATATTTCGTGCATACCCTGATTTTTTGAAAAGAACAGTAATTTTAATAGTCGCCATAGCATTATGTGTGCTTCTTTCCTATATCGTTCCGGGATGGGATTATCTGAATACTCATCTGGATTTGCTTGAAAAACATTTCGGGAAAAATGTTCCGGTAAGTATTCTGTTGTTGTTCTATTTATCCCTTTCCTTTATTGTGTATATGGCATTATTCAATAGATTTTCTAAAACTTTCTATATAAGCACAACCAATAATGGTCAGTTTACAATCCATACCGGCGATCAAAATGAGATATTGATTAAAAAGGAGGATTTCCAGTTTACCGGTGAGAAAACTTTCAGGATTAAGAATATTTTGAATTCAACCCTCAGAAAGCATCCCAAAGGAATATCGGTAAAATCTTTTCAGCAATATATAAATGAAACAGGGCCACAACAGGTGTTGGGAAATTCTTTTTCAGGTTCCATACTTCCTATGGCTGTTGTATATACATCCCTGGTGGCAGGGTTCGTGATATATATAGCCTATGCAATTGGTCTCTATAAAATGCTGTTGCCTCATATGGATGCATTGCAGATACTTTTCAGAGCCAGGAGCCCTTTATTGATGATTATGATATCGTTGCCTTTTATGGCTGCTTTCTTTTTGGTAATGTATTATCTGTATCAATGGACTGTATTCAGGAAACACCGGATAAAGATAGATTGGTCAGAAAGCCAGGTAACAGTTTCTGCAGGCAAAAAAAAATATGTGTTTAAAAAAAATGAGGTTAAAACATCTGTTTTCTTTATCAACAGACTTACCCATTTGCCGAAATGGCTTATCGTAGAACAAAAGAAAGGAACACGGTATATGATTTTCAATAAGGATGAAGACCATCAAGCCTTTCAGGACTTCATAGATTCATATGTAAAATATTTTGATATTGATATTGAGAAAGCCACAACTACAGTAGGCTCATCAAGCAGTACATTAATGAAAAAAAAATACACCCATGAGTAAATATCTTCCTCAGGAAACATTTATTGTTTGTTCCCATCAGGTAAACCCTTCACCTGGCAATATTTTAGCAAACCCTAATGTATGGAAGCTGTCTGTAGTCTATAAATCCGAAAAGAAACCACTTTTAACGGAAGCCGATCTGGTCCTTAAAGACGACTTTGAATGTAAATCCAACTGGGGGCAGGCTGTTGGCTGGGGATTCTTTTGGGGAGGTTTGATTACGGGGCTTGCCATTGGCGCTGCAGTAGCATTTTCTGTTATGACTTTTGGAGTAGGAGCTGTCATTATCGGTGTAGTGGCTACAGCTGTTATCGGTACCGGGCTTACATTTGCCCTGAAATCAAATGCTACGAAATGTAACCCTAATCTGGTAGACTGGAAAAATCCGCATCCTTCCGTAGCATTTGAAGGGAAAAAAGCAGTTAATTTATCTTCATTCATGACCTGTTCAATAGGTCCGGGAATTTTGACGCCATTTATAGATGAAGAAGAAGCAAAGTCGGCCGCAAAAAATGTTGCCTTCCGGAATATGGGAGAATTGGGGCTTACAGCTGTTATTTCAGGACTTTTCGGTTTCGGAGTAGGTTTTGCAGCCGGGTCAACAGGAAGTGTTGGAAGTGGATTATTGGCAGGAGGAACTGAAGTTGCAGTGGGAATAGTAGGCGCATATCTCGTGTATCAACCCCTTGCTTATGCAGAAGGAGAAATTATGCAGGGAATATATAGTAGTGATGACAAAAATACTCCTTATGATAAGATGCTGGCTTCCCGCCAGGAAATGTCAAGTCCTTTTACTGTGGATACACCTGACGATCCGTATATAGGAACAGATCAGACGAAAGCCAGCGAGCAGCTGTTGTACCATTCCTATGATAAATACAGACAAAATCAGAATGAAAAGTACATTAAAGAAATTATGAACCTTAAAGGTACCCGGGCAGAACGGGAGGCCAGAATTGCTGAAATAGTTGCTGAAATGAAGAAAACTAAATCAGGAGCTCAGGCGGTGGAGGCAATGAAACGCAAAAATAGCGGGAAAATTCTTCCAAGAGTAAAAACAAGCAATAAAGGTAATAGAGTGATTAACGAGCATAGGGCAGAAACCAATAAAGCAATGAGAGGTGAAGCTTCTAAAGGCTTTGGAGGAATGAGTGGAGTAGGGCTTATACTTCCTTTATTGGTAACTCCTCTTAGTGAATGGACATTTAAAGTATTGGCTGATTCATTTGCCAATCAGTCCGGAGGCGGTTTTTCAATCAATGCAGCACAAAATTAACAGAAATAGACTCCGGGAAAAATTCAAAAACACATTAAAGACCATCCTGGCATGAATTAAAATCTGAACTTAATTTTAACTTAATTGAATGCTTTTATTTAAAATATTTCACGTAAAAGTGCATTAATAAGCTGTTTTTTGTTGTTTTTAAATTTTGGCTAAAATATTTATTAATAAGGAGTTGTGGTTGTAGTCGTAGAATTACGACATGAAATCGTAGAATTACTACAATTTTTCAGATTTATGTTCAAAAGCTTTTTTTTCAAAAACAGTGCGGCTATCTTTGCTATATAATTTTTGAATAACACAATTTATTACTAACGATTAAAATTTACAATCATGGCAGAAAGAAATTCAAGAGGAATCTTAAAATTCAACAACGGGGAAGGACAAAAATTATTAAAAATGAACTACAGCGTATCGAGATCTACAGATGTATCCGGACGTGTAGCATCAGACCCTTCCAATGCATTGATCAAGGTAACGGTAGAAGCTACTGAAAAATCTGATATCCTTGAAAGCTTACTAAACGGAAAATATAAGCCTACAGTAGGAGAAATCACTTTCAACAAATCTCACGAAGAAGGAACACTGATCACTCTGAAATGGGAAAACGGATATGTAATCCAGCACGAAGTAGACTTTGACGCTATTGACAGCAACAGTATGCTGATCAGCTTCGTGGTAAGTGCTGAAACAATTGACTACGGTACTTCTCAGTACGCTGGACTATGGCCTACATCAGGAAAATAAGACCGGTATAACCGAAAAAATAAAACAGTATACTCAGTGGGTATACTGTTTTTGTTTTATTCTGAAGGATACATTTTATTTTGTTACGAAGCTGAAATGTAAACGTTCCTATCCCCAAAGTCCAGAACTCGGATCAGGAGCAAAGTTGGGGACATAATAAATTAGGTCTGAATATAAAAAATTCTGTTCATTATTGATTAGCATCAAATTATTGAGATCGTTTTTCACGTAAAGTTTTAAAAAAATAATGTTCTATTTCAAGTAGGCAAAGAAGGCAGCATAGCTGCTGACTAAGCGCATGCAAAGTCTTCGCTTCATCAGATCGATTAAAAATCTATTCATTTCTTAGCTTACTTAAAATAAAGAGTAATCAAAAAGAAACCTTTACGTGAATTTTAAAATTAATATAGATCTAAATGTTATAAGACCACAACTTTTAGGCCTGATCCCAGAACTCTCCTGATCCAAACTATCAAGATTTATTCCTATTTTATTATCTTTGTTCATTATACAAAATATGGACGCAACACAAGATAAAAGGCTGTTTCTCATCGATGCTTATGCGATGATTTTCAGAGGATATTATGCATTGATCAGAAATCCGAGGTTAACCAGCAAAGGATTAGATACCTCTGCCATCTTTGGATTTACCAATTCTTTAATCGAATTAATCAGAAGAGAAAAGCCTACTCACCTGGCCGTAGTTTTTGATGTGGGACAGGCAAGCGTAAGGACTGAAGATTTTTCGGATTATAAAGCTAACAGAAGCGAAACTCCTGAGGCTATTAAAATTGCTGTTCCATATATTCACAGGATTTTGGAAGCAATGCATATTCCGATTCTGGGAGTTGAAGGGTATGAAGCAGATGATGTAATCGGTACCATTGCATGTAAAGCGGAAAAAGAAGGATATACCACCTACATGGTAACGCCGGATAAGGATTTCGCTCAGCTGGTTACCGACAAAATTAAAATTTACAAGCCAGGCTTGAAGGGCGGTGATATTGAGATTTTAGGAGTAGAAGAGGTAAAGGCAAAATACGAAATCGAAGACCCTAAACAGGTCATTGATTTCCTTGCGATGATGGGAGATGCCGTAGATAATATTCCCGGCCTGGAAGGAGTGGGAGAGAAAACGGCGATGAAGTTCCTTAAAGAATTCGGAAGTATTGAAAACCTGCTGGCCAATACCGATAAATTGAAAGGAAAGCTTAAAGAGAAAGTGGAAGCTTCGGCAGAACGTGGAATCTTATCAAAAAAACTGGCTACTATTATCTGTGACGCTCCTGTAGAATTCCATCAGGAACAATACGATCTCGAAACTCCGGACTTTGAAAAAGTAAAAGAAGTTTTTGAGGAAATTGAATTCAGAAGATTGTACGAAAATCTTTACAGGGCTTTTGCCCCTGCCCCTACAGAAACCATTGTAGTAAGTGAAGTAGAAGTAAAAGAAACCCCGTCCGGTACAGAAATAAAAGGGCAGGTCATGCAGCTTGACCTTTTTGCCAACTTTGAAGAACTGGACCAGGCTACCTCTACAAAATCTACTATTGAACATAATGACCATCTTTACCAGTTTATCAATAATCCAAAGGCTCAGAAAAAATTAGTAGATAACCTGCTGAAACAAAGAGTTGTTTGTTTTGATACAGAAACAACCTCTCTGAATGAGCTGGAGGCAGAGCTGGTAGGAATGAGTTTTTCTTATAAAAAAGGCCTTGCTTATTATATTCCCTTATCAGAAAACAGAGATGAGGTGTTGGAAACATTAGAGATTTTCAGACCGTTTTTTGAGAAAGAAGACCTGCTGAAAGTGGCTCACAATTTAAAATTTGATTATAAAATTTTAAAACAATACGACATCACTGTTAAAGGAGCCATGTTTGATACAATGATTGCCCATTATCTGCTGAACCCTGACGGAAGACACGGAATGGATTATCTTTCAGAAGTATACCTGAACTATAAACCTGTTTCCATTGAAACCATTATCGGGAAAAAAGGAAAGAAACAAGGAAACTTCAGAGATGCAGACCTGAGAACCCAGACAGATTATGCCGCGGAGGATGCGGATATAACTTTCCAGCTGTATGAATTATTTGCGCCACAGCTGAAAAAAGAAAATCTGGAAGAACTTTTCTACAACATAGAAATGCCTTTGATGGAGGTCCTGGCAAAAATGGAGCTGACCGGAATTTCCTTAGATGAAAAATGGCTGGCTCAGGAAAGCATAGACCTTGAAAATGATCTGAGACAATTGGAAGTCAAAATTTTTGAACTTTCAGGAGAAGAGTTTAATATGAACTCCCCAAAACAATTAGGTGAAATCCTGTTTGAGAAAATGCAGCTGGATCCAAAAGCGAAAAAAACTAAAACAGGACAATACGCTACCTCAGAGGATGTTCTTCAGAAACTGGCCTCAAAACATGAGATCATAAAACATATTCTGGAATACAGAACCTATCAGAAATTAAAATCTACTTATGTGGATGCCCTGCCTTCACAGATTGATCAATCCGATAACAGGGTGCATACCAACTTTTCACAGACAACAGCTGCTACAGGACGTCTGGCAAGTGTGAACCCTAATTTACAAAACATTCCGATCAGGACACTGAGAGGGCAGCAGATCCGTGGAGCTTTTGTTTCCGGGGAAGGAAGCAAGATTATTTCAGCCGATTATTCACAGATTGAACTTCGTCTTATTGCTGAAATTTCAGGAGAAGAGAATATGATCAAAGCTTTCCAGGACGGAGAAGATATTCACGCTTCTACGGCTGCAAAATTATTCAAAATTCCTTTGGAAGAAGTTTCCAAAACCCAGAGAAGCCAGGCAAAGACGGTTAATTTTGGAATTATTTATGGACAGGGAGCTTTTGCTTTGGCAGAGCAGACAGGATTATCCCGTACAGAGGCTAAACAAATGATTGAAGCTTACTTTGAAACCTATCCGAAGCTGAAGGAATATATGGCAGAACAGGTGAATAAGGCACGCCAGATGGGATATGTTGAAACTATTCTGGGAAGAAAAAGGCATCTGAAAGATATCAACTCCAATAACTTTGTCGTAAGAGGACATGCAGAAAGAAATGCAGTAAACGCCCCGGTTCAGGGAAGTGCGGCAGATATCGTGAAAATAGCAATGATCAAAATACACAGGGAATTGGAAGAACAGCAGCTAAGAACCAAAATGTTACTTCAGGTACATGACGAATTGGTGTTTGAATCTCCGGTTGATGAAATTGAGGCCGCTTCAGAACTGATTAAAGCCGAAATGGAAAACGCTTTACAAACACAGGTTCCGTTGCTGGTTGAAATCGGGGTGGGGAATAACTGGTTAGAAGCTCATTAATAGAATTACCATAGCATTTACTATATAAGACTTCCGCTGTTACAGGCGGAAGTTTTTATTTATTATTAGTAAATTTTACTCATGGGTTATAGAATCATAAACCTTTCTGATAATGTCATCCGGAGAAGCCTTTTCAAACAGGAAACTTTCTTTTTTTACCTTAAAAGTTTCAGTGGAGGCAGGCATATCTTCTTTCATGGTATTGATGGTTTCCTCTACAACTTTCCCCTTCAATGGCTCATAATATAATGCAGAATGAGACCCGGCGCCCATATTATAGGTTTCAATATAGATAAGGATCAGATTACCGTTTATATATTTGAAGGTACTGAACTGGTTCCCGTAAGGACCAATATCATATAATTTGATATTCAATACTCCTTTTTCAATACTGATATCTTCCGGATCGTGCATTTTATAACCATATTCATTATATTCATCGGGAAGAACAGTTTCGGAGATCTTATCCAGCCGATAGGTTTTATCAGGATTCTTTAAAAGAACCAGCATTTTCCTCTGCGCCAGGGTGTCTGTTTTTTTTCTGAGAACCAAAGCCATATCGGCAAGGCCATCCTGGTTGAGATCGCCCTCAGCGTCATACTGAATTTCGTATTCATTGGAAACAAAATCTGAAGGTTCTTTTCCTGTTTCTGATGCCTTCTGTTGAGTTTTTGAAGGGGCAGACTCTTTTTGTATCGCTTTAGAAGTATTACTTTTTTTGGAATCCGTGGTTTGTTTATCCTTATTACAGGAATAGACAATAAAAAGAGAGGATAGAAGAACAATAATAAAATTTTTCAATGGTATTATCTTTTATAAGGTATAAATCTGGTTTTTATTTCTTTATAATGCAGCAGCAAAAGACATGTACATCCAAGAAGAAGAACCGGAAAAAGGGACTGTGATATTACATAATGGATTTCTGATTCAAAATCATAAGTGCTCCATGCAGATTCCCTATCCACAAAAATAGAATAGTTCATGAAAAACCAGAATAAAATCAATAATAGAAGCTCAGCAATAGTTTTTATAAAAGTCTTTTTAACCGAATAAAATAATGTAAAGATAAGAGATAAAAATACTGATGTAAAGAACGACATCAATACAACCTCTTTAAAAAAGCTACACGTGAGGCATCCGCTCGATATATGATCAGAGAGTCCGCCCATAGACCAATACATCTGTAGCAATGTTATGAAGAAAATAATAGCTATACTCATGGAAAACCTTTTTAAAAACAAAAAGAGTTTTCTGGTTTTAGAAGGGTCTGTATTTTTCAAAATAATTTTAAATTATCAGGTAAAATACCTTGTTATACGCAATTCACCATAACAAGGTACTCTTATCATAGGTTACACCCCGAATTCGATCTCACCGATATAATACAGCTTATTCTCCTCTCCATCTACAGAAACCGGATTGGGAATAACAAATCTGCTGGCAAAAATGATAGCATTAACAGGAGTATCCAGTCCCAGTTCATTAAGTTTTTGTTCAAGTACAGGAAGCCATTGATCTGCATAGGAATACTCTGAAAATTTTTCATAAATTCCCAAACGTTCGTCTTCAAAGCCGTACTCTATAAAATCATCATCAAACCATTTTATATTTTGCGACTCTGCAAATTTTGAAACATACTGATCTTCGGTTTCCTCTTCCAGATAATAGTTTTCATCCTCTTCTACGAAGGCATAAAAGTCTTCTTCATTTTTAAAATACCCCAGCCAGAAGTGTGAAATTTCCTTGTCCATAATGAATTATTAAAATATTTTTTTGATTTTCGACAATATAGGCTACCATTATGGGAGCGTGTCTGCCATAGAAAATGTAATATTACAAAAGTTTTTCCGGTAAACCACTTTTTAAATAGATAAACTGGGCTTCAAAAACGGGTCCACAAATTTTTTTGTTGTAATTTTATTCTAAGTTAAAATTTAAAAGATGGATTTTCTTCAGGATCATTACGTTGTTAAGGACGAACTGCTATTGATTTTCATTTCCGTTATTTTAGGGCTGTTTATTGGTGCAGAGCGCGAATACCGGAATAAATCAGCGGGTTTGCGTACATTTATTCTGGTATGTTTCGGATCTTGTCTGTTTACGATTCTTTCCATTAAAATAGGAGTGGATAATCCTGATCGCCTCGCAGCAAACGTTATTACCGGAATAGGATTTTTGGGGGCAGGAGTCATTTTTAAAGGAGACAATAAAATTGAAGGAATTACAACCGCTACTACAATCTGGGCAACTGCTTCAATAGGTATGGCTGTAGGATCCGGATATGTGTATTTTTCACTTTTGGGAACAGCTTTGGTTCTTTTGGTTTTGAGTGCGCTTACTTACCTTCAACAATTTATAGACAATTACCATAAAATAAGGGATTATCGAATTGCAGTAGAAACATCAGCAGATGTCAGACACTGTGAAGATGTTTTTAAGAATTACCATTTAAAACATTTGATCATCAAACAACAATATACACAAGATAGTTTATCCGTTACCTGGAGGCTTACAGGAAAAAGTATCCACCATGAGGAATTGATGGAATACCTGATGGATGACCCCAGGATTATTGCCTGCCAGTTTTAGAATAGAGCAAAAAAATAAAGGCCGGAGCCTTTATTTTTTATTTTTTCTTTAAAATATATAAATCTTTGTTTGGACCATCAATTTCCTTTCCTTCAGTATCCAGCTGAATAAGAATATTCTCACCAACTTTATATTGAGTAGCGGCATTTTTACCTTTTAAAGTAATGATGCTGCCTGTTTTGTCCCAGGTAAAAGATCCTTTATCTTCATTTTTGGATTTCCTGTCGATATATTCTTCAGTAATCGTGAACGTTTTATCCGTATTTAATGTTAACGAAATTTTGATTCCCGGACAGTCTGCACATGGAATAGTTCCTTCGTATGTTCCATTCCAGTCTAAAGCATTTTCAGAAGTATCACCTAAGGCGCTTGTGGTAGAATGAGTGGCACTGTCTGCCGCTGCGGGCTGAACAGCAGTAGAATCTGTTGCAGATCCGGTAGTTTCAGTTGTTGTTTCTTTTTTAGTACAGGAAGCAAGAAATAAGGCAGCTCCTATTCCAAGGATAAACACTTTGTTTTTCATCATAATAATTAAATGTTTTTATTAATACAAGTAACAACCAGCAAACAAAAATCAAGCCAAAAACGGGGAAAAGATCAGGGTAAACGATTAGGCAAATCTTAGTTTGCATTACCAATGAATGGGTACAGTTTTTTATTCCAATTCTTCCGTATATATGCTGCCGATACCCGAATATTGTAAATATATTTTACTCTGTATAGGAATATAAAAAAGCTTATTCATACTTTTACCTGTGTTTTATGAAGTCTATTCCTATTTTTCTTCGTAAATTGGGGCAAAATTTTGATTATGACAAAAAAGATACTTTTATCTGTATTTCTTTTGCCGGCTGCAATGGCATTTGCACAACAATACGGAGGAATGTGGATTCCTACGGAACTGAATGAAAAGGAAATGAAGGATTTGGGAATGAAAATCTCTGCCAAAGACATTTTCAATACTCAGAAGCCGAGCATAAAAGATGCAGTAGTACAGTTTAATGGCGGATGCACCGCAGAAATCATTTCACCTAAAGGATTACTGTTAACCAACCACCACTGTGGCTATGGACAGATCCAGGCGCATTCTACGGTTCAGAATGACCTTCTTTCCAATGGTTTTTGGGCCAAAAATACAAGTGGTGAGCTTCCAAATCCGGGGGTAAAAGTGGATTTTATTGTAGATATAAAAGAAGTGACCAACCAGATTCTGGAAGGAACAGATAATCTTACAGAACCTGAACTTACCAAAAAAATCAACAATAATATTGAGGTTTATAAGAACTCTCAGAAAATAGAATCTTATCAATCAATCCTGGTAAAGCCTATGTACTATGGAAATAAGTATTATGCTTACACGATTGAAACCTATAAAGACATCCGACTGGTTGGTGCTCCGCCACAAAGCATCGGGAAATTCGGTAGCGATACAGACAACTGGGTTTGGCCGAGGCATACCGGAGATTTTTCTATGTTTAGAATCTATGCAGGAAAAGATAACAAGCCGGCAGAGTATTCAAAAGACAACGTACCTTACGTGCCGAAACATTATCTCCCGGTTTCTATAAAAGATAAAAATGAAAACGATTTTACTTTCGTATTCGGATTTCCGGGAAGAACTACGGAATATCTTCCTTCAGTAGCCGTAGAAAAGATCATGAAAGATATTGATCCTGCCAGAATTGCAGTACGTGATGTTGCCTTAAAAACATTAGACGAAAAAATGCGTGTAGATAATGAAACACGTATTAAATATGCTTCAAAATATGCATCTGTAGCAAATTACTGGAAAAAATGGATTGGAGAAGTGGAAGGATTGAAAAAATCCAACGCTGTTGAGAAAAAAGTAATGTATGAGGGTTCTTTGGTAGCTAAAAATCCAGAGATCAAGACTACTTTAGACCAGCTGAACAAACTCTACAATGATCAGGC
Coding sequences within:
- a CDS encoding LysM peptidoglycan-binding domain-containing protein, which codes for MEYSKYQVKRGDTLESIAEKYQMTGKELLAFHNSHSPVTQQFFGDYLPIHINTVIIPPQKNKEEKRNIDHTAFEQKNRYRTEQLNITRIEDDVKTYSQLKKEYEVKVNLSQHWVQVKLCDFFYEFNPPGLSRVFDFVSEIDYIRNDCLVEIDKLGRFSKIADKNKLKKNWEQFKKNKLNEIEFVKVIKQTKPQEYVKLIQEGDFQFSDQYNDEKDYNRDLFYLTLLDRYLYNADENMEREEYTYQSQLFPDVLVPMTVRFDVLKKEEDLVTIRKVWETVQSEELLEKVTKGYEKYHQPLIKYKFSEYKLDMRNLFTYNLKTRTLEKAELSIIENIENNIKSECIFNLKRLNNGG
- the tssD gene encoding type VI secretion system tube protein TssD, producing the protein MAERNSRGILKFNNGEGQKLLKMNYSVSRSTDVSGRVASDPSNALIKVTVEATEKSDILESLLNGKYKPTVGEITFNKSHEEGTLITLKWENGYVIQHEVDFDAIDSNSMLISFVVSAETIDYGTSQYAGLWPTSGK
- the polA gene encoding DNA polymerase I is translated as MDATQDKRLFLIDAYAMIFRGYYALIRNPRLTSKGLDTSAIFGFTNSLIELIRREKPTHLAVVFDVGQASVRTEDFSDYKANRSETPEAIKIAVPYIHRILEAMHIPILGVEGYEADDVIGTIACKAEKEGYTTYMVTPDKDFAQLVTDKIKIYKPGLKGGDIEILGVEEVKAKYEIEDPKQVIDFLAMMGDAVDNIPGLEGVGEKTAMKFLKEFGSIENLLANTDKLKGKLKEKVEASAERGILSKKLATIICDAPVEFHQEQYDLETPDFEKVKEVFEEIEFRRLYENLYRAFAPAPTETIVVSEVEVKETPSGTEIKGQVMQLDLFANFEELDQATSTKSTIEHNDHLYQFINNPKAQKKLVDNLLKQRVVCFDTETTSLNELEAELVGMSFSYKKGLAYYIPLSENRDEVLETLEIFRPFFEKEDLLKVAHNLKFDYKILKQYDITVKGAMFDTMIAHYLLNPDGRHGMDYLSEVYLNYKPVSIETIIGKKGKKQGNFRDADLRTQTDYAAEDADITFQLYELFAPQLKKENLEELFYNIEMPLMEVLAKMELTGISLDEKWLAQESIDLENDLRQLEVKIFELSGEEFNMNSPKQLGEILFEKMQLDPKAKKTKTGQYATSEDVLQKLASKHEIIKHILEYRTYQKLKSTYVDALPSQIDQSDNRVHTNFSQTTAATGRLASVNPNLQNIPIRTLRGQQIRGAFVSGEGSKIISADYSQIELRLIAEISGEENMIKAFQDGEDIHASTAAKLFKIPLEEVSKTQRSQAKTVNFGIIYGQGAFALAEQTGLSRTEAKQMIEAYFETYPKLKEYMAEQVNKARQMGYVETILGRKRHLKDINSNNFVVRGHAERNAVNAPVQGSAADIVKIAMIKIHRELEEQQLRTKMLLQVHDELVFESPVDEIEAASELIKAEMENALQTQVPLLVEIGVGNNWLEAH
- a CDS encoding immunity 22 family protein, whose translation is MDKEISHFWLGYFKNEEDFYAFVEEDENYYLEEETEDQYVSKFAESQNIKWFDDDFIEYGFEDERLGIYEKFSEYSYADQWLPVLEQKLNELGLDTPVNAIIFASRFVIPNPVSVDGEENKLYYIGEIEFGV
- a CDS encoding MgtC/SapB family protein, giving the protein MDFLQDHYVVKDELLLIFISVILGLFIGAEREYRNKSAGLRTFILVCFGSCLFTILSIKIGVDNPDRLAANVITGIGFLGAGVIFKGDNKIEGITTATTIWATASIGMAVGSGYVYFSLLGTALVLLVLSALTYLQQFIDNYHKIRDYRIAVETSADVRHCEDVFKNYHLKHLIIKQQYTQDSLSVTWRLTGKSIHHEELMEYLMDDPRIIACQF
- a CDS encoding copper resistance protein NlpE, with translation MMKNKVFILGIGAALFLASCTKKETTTETTGSATDSTAVQPAAADSATHSTTSALGDTSENALDWNGTYEGTIPCADCPGIKISLTLNTDKTFTITEEYIDRKSKNEDKGSFTWDKTGSIITLKGKNAATQYKVGENILIQLDTEGKEIDGPNKDLYILKKK
- a CDS encoding S46 family peptidase, with amino-acid sequence MTKKILLSVFLLPAAMAFAQQYGGMWIPTELNEKEMKDLGMKISAKDIFNTQKPSIKDAVVQFNGGCTAEIISPKGLLLTNHHCGYGQIQAHSTVQNDLLSNGFWAKNTSGELPNPGVKVDFIVDIKEVTNQILEGTDNLTEPELTKKINNNIEVYKNSQKIESYQSILVKPMYYGNKYYAYTIETYKDIRLVGAPPQSIGKFGSDTDNWVWPRHTGDFSMFRIYAGKDNKPAEYSKDNVPYVPKHYLPVSIKDKNENDFTFVFGFPGRTTEYLPSVAVEKIMKDIDPARIAVRDVALKTLDEKMRVDNETRIKYASKYASVANYWKKWIGEVEGLKKSNAVEKKVMYEGSLVAKNPEIKTTLDQLNKLYNDQAPYALNNAYYTEVVRNAETLKLAGDYYDFVAAVEAGRMDEKELSKLKTKLTSFYKDYSAELDAKVTAKLLALYANKTAPQFLPAGFSKYKDENANIPVVEEMSKNSIVTGRTAVNGAALTTDIDKAFSNQDKLIKTLKKDPIYQLYVSMKETYTKTADPQYTSLQAKIDALQKKFMAQQMATDKDRKFFPDANSTLRVTYGKVKGSTPRDAVSYGYQTHLAGVMEKYIPGDYEFDVPKKLIDLYNKKDFGIYKDKTGDVPVGFTATNHTTGGNSGSPALDANGNLVGLNFDRQWEGTMSDINFDPRFSRNIMVDTKYILFIIDKFADSKWLIDEMKVIK